One region of Thiorhodovibrio frisius genomic DNA includes:
- a CDS encoding N-acetylmuramoyl-L-alanine amidase, protein MKNIRLITILLICLLSWGLSAAARVEIQGARLSSQNEMARLVLDTSGPVVEHNIFSLDSPDRLVIDLAGVSLSGPLRQPDPTNPLLTSIRSGERPGESARIVLDLKRKVRVKSFCLQPDGRHGYRLVVDLTPKPEQEVRQEALAEASRGLSGHPSVQQRSVKLKARDVVIAIDAGHGGKDPGAVGPRGTREKDVTLAIARVLARLVDKEPGMRAAMIRDSDRFVILRERIRIARKHRADLFVSIHADAFRDRSVRGSSVFTLSERGASSEAAKWLAARENEVDLLAGIDLGKSNEEVAGVLMNMTQNMTMEHSMLAAKPVLDELGHLGKMHQSRIQSAGFAVLKAPDIPSMLVETAFISNPEEEKRLRDPAFQNQVAKAILVGIKRYFEANPPPQTLFAMRNDRGASSIRHVIERGDTLLDIARDYQVSLPSLRSLNQLESDRIRVGQVLRIPES, encoded by the coding sequence ATGAAAAATATTCGACTCATCACCATTCTGCTCATCTGTCTGCTGTCATGGGGCTTAAGCGCCGCCGCTCGGGTCGAGATCCAGGGTGCGCGTCTGTCCAGCCAGAATGAAATGGCCCGCTTGGTGCTCGATACCTCGGGCCCGGTGGTTGAGCACAACATCTTCTCGCTCGACTCACCTGACCGCCTGGTCATCGACTTAGCCGGTGTCAGCCTGTCTGGTCCGCTGCGCCAGCCTGATCCGACCAATCCGCTGCTGACAAGCATCCGCAGCGGCGAGCGCCCCGGGGAGAGCGCCAGAATCGTGCTCGACCTCAAGCGCAAGGTGCGGGTCAAAAGCTTCTGTCTACAACCCGATGGGCGTCATGGTTATCGTCTGGTGGTGGACCTCACACCCAAACCCGAGCAAGAAGTCCGCCAGGAGGCGTTGGCAGAGGCCTCGCGCGGCCTGTCCGGTCATCCCTCGGTGCAACAGCGCTCGGTCAAGCTCAAGGCGCGCGATGTGGTGATTGCCATCGATGCTGGTCACGGTGGCAAAGACCCAGGGGCGGTTGGCCCGCGCGGCACTCGGGAGAAGGATGTGACCCTGGCCATTGCGCGCGTTCTCGCCCGCTTGGTCGATAAAGAGCCCGGGATGCGCGCGGCCATGATCCGCGACAGCGACCGCTTCGTCATTCTGCGCGAGCGCATTCGCATCGCCCGCAAACATCGCGCGGATTTGTTCGTGTCAATTCATGCCGATGCCTTTCGCGATCGCAGCGTACGCGGTTCTTCCGTTTTTACCCTGTCTGAGCGTGGCGCGAGCAGCGAGGCCGCCAAATGGCTGGCTGCACGCGAGAACGAGGTTGACCTTCTTGCCGGCATTGACCTGGGGAAAAGCAACGAAGAAGTCGCTGGCGTGCTGATGAACATGACCCAAAACATGACCATGGAGCACAGCATGCTGGCGGCCAAGCCGGTGTTGGACGAGTTGGGACACCTGGGCAAAATGCACCAGAGTCGCATCCAGTCCGCCGGCTTTGCTGTGCTAAAAGCGCCGGACATTCCGTCCATGCTGGTGGAAACAGCCTTTATTTCCAATCCCGAGGAAGAAAAGCGCCTGCGCGACCCAGCCTTTCAGAACCAGGTCGCGAAAGCCATTCTGGTGGGAATCAAGCGCTACTTCGAGGCCAATCCGCCGCCGCAAACCCTGTTTGCGATGAGAAATGACAGGGGCGCCAGCTCCATCCGTCATGTCATCGAACGCGGCGATACCCTGCTCGATATTGCGCGCGATTATCAGGTCAGCCTGCCATCACTGCGCTCTCTCAACCAGCTTGAGAGCGACCGCATCCGCGTCGGCCAGGTTCTGCGCATTCCTGAAAGCTGA
- a CDS encoding BLUF domain-containing protein, which translates to MFITRLIYCSELSGVDKDAITNILQVSRQKNAKAGITGMLLFNGVYFLQCLEGSRDAVNETYHRIVHDNRHSRPVLLTCEELSQRDFTDWDMAYVPWTAEIRSIVRCFSVDDEFDPYKLGAQSAIGLFRALRDRLPDNEFWSKPLQTA; encoded by the coding sequence ATGTTCATTACGCGACTCATCTATTGCAGCGAATTATCCGGTGTTGACAAGGATGCGATCACTAACATTCTTCAGGTATCGCGCCAGAAGAACGCCAAGGCTGGGATTACCGGCATGCTGCTTTTTAACGGGGTTTACTTTTTGCAATGTCTGGAAGGTTCGCGTGACGCCGTTAACGAAACCTATCACCGAATTGTCCACGATAATCGCCATTCCCGTCCGGTGTTGCTTACCTGTGAGGAGCTTTCTCAGCGCGATTTTACCGACTGGGACATGGCGTATGTGCCCTGGACCGCTGAGATTCGCAGCATTGTTCGTTGCTTCTCTGTCGACGACGAATTCGATCCATACAAGCTAGGCGCCCAGAGTGCGATCGGGCTGTTTCGCGCGTTGCGAGACCGTCTGCCCGATAACGAATTCTGGTCAAAACCCTTGCAGACCGCTTAA
- the sohB gene encoding protease SohB: MLIEALIEYGLFAAKALTLMLALALLVMMLLRARLDSQGGDDGRLEITDLGERYRDMALGLKQAMLPAKAYKQLIKAERKADKARAKETNPEPEKRRIFVVDFHGDIMASEVGGLRELISALLLVARQEDEVLVRLENTGGAVHEHGLGASQLLRLRQAGIALTVSVDKVAASGGYLMAVVANRILAAPFAVIGSIGVVAELPNFHRWLQRNGIDFELHTAGEHKRTLTLFGENTEEARVKVREQLEDVHRQFKSFLLEYRPDLPLEEVATGEYWHGEQALTLGLVDELRTSDDYLLAAREEADLYLVNYQVKKKPLERLLGSLQLKAARWRNALR, from the coding sequence ATGTTGATTGAAGCCTTGATTGAATACGGCCTGTTCGCGGCCAAAGCCCTGACCCTGATGCTCGCGCTCGCCCTGCTGGTGATGATGCTGTTGCGCGCGCGCTTGGATTCACAAGGCGGGGATGATGGGCGTTTGGAGATTACCGACCTTGGCGAGCGCTATCGCGACATGGCACTCGGGCTCAAGCAGGCCATGCTGCCGGCGAAAGCCTACAAGCAGCTCATTAAGGCCGAGCGCAAGGCGGATAAGGCTCGCGCCAAGGAGACCAATCCCGAGCCCGAAAAACGGCGGATTTTCGTCGTCGATTTTCACGGCGACATCATGGCCAGCGAGGTCGGTGGTCTGCGTGAGTTGATCTCGGCCCTGCTGCTGGTCGCGCGTCAGGAGGACGAAGTGCTGGTGCGGCTGGAGAACACCGGCGGCGCAGTGCATGAGCATGGCCTGGGTGCCTCGCAACTGTTGCGACTGCGCCAGGCGGGGATCGCGCTGACAGTCTCGGTCGACAAGGTCGCGGCCAGCGGCGGCTATCTAATGGCTGTGGTGGCCAATCGGATTCTGGCTGCACCCTTTGCCGTCATCGGCTCCATCGGCGTGGTGGCAGAGCTACCTAACTTCCACCGCTGGCTCCAGCGCAACGGCATCGACTTCGAGCTGCACACCGCCGGCGAGCACAAACGCACGCTGACGCTTTTTGGTGAGAACACTGAGGAAGCGCGTGTCAAGGTGCGCGAGCAGCTTGAGGATGTGCATCGCCAGTTCAAATCTTTCCTGCTCGAATACCGTCCCGACCTGCCGCTGGAGGAGGTCGCCACCGGCGAGTACTGGCACGGCGAACAGGCACTCACCCTTGGCCTGGTTGATGAACTGCGCACCAGCGACGACTACCTGCTCGCCGCGCGCGAGGAAGCCGATCTCTACCTGGTCAACTATCAGGTTAAGAAGAAACCGCTTGAGCGCCTGCTCGGCTCCTTGCAGCTTAAAGCCGCGCGCTGGCGCAATGCACTCCGGTAG
- the queG gene encoding tRNA epoxyqueuosine(34) reductase QueG, whose translation MTPTTLAAHIKTWGRELGFQQVGIAGCELSGPESYLHDWLARGWHGEMDYMARHGSKRSRPAELLPGTKRVICARMDYMPEALEDTRAACDHPIEAFISRYALGRDYHKLLRARLKQLALRIEAESGPFQWRPLVDSAPVMEKPLAQAAGLGWIGKHTNLINPGAGSWFFLGELYVDLLLPIDEPLPSHCGRCRACMDICPTGAIVKPYELDARLCISYLTIELAGAIPAPLRPLLGNRIYGCDDCQLVCPWNRFAHVTKEADFCPRHGLDGASLIALFSWDEAEFLKRTEGSAIRRIGHQRWLRNIAVALGNAAPSPVARQALEARSDHPSDLIREHVHWALARQCQRRENDDLSEKAPGTPSSQQEPRA comes from the coding sequence TTGACACCCACCACCCTCGCCGCCCACATCAAAACCTGGGGCCGAGAACTCGGCTTTCAGCAAGTTGGCATCGCCGGCTGCGAGCTGAGCGGCCCCGAAAGCTATTTGCACGACTGGCTCGCGCGCGGCTGGCATGGCGAGATGGACTACATGGCCCGTCACGGCAGCAAACGCAGCCGCCCGGCTGAACTGCTACCGGGCACAAAAAGAGTGATCTGCGCGCGCATGGACTACATGCCAGAGGCGCTGGAGGACACCAGGGCCGCTTGCGATCATCCCATCGAGGCCTTTATTTCCCGCTACGCACTCGGGCGTGATTACCACAAGCTGCTGCGCGCGCGGCTGAAACAGCTCGCCCTGCGCATCGAGGCTGAAAGCGGCCCCTTCCAGTGGCGCCCGCTGGTCGACTCGGCACCCGTAATGGAAAAGCCGCTGGCACAAGCCGCTGGCCTGGGCTGGATTGGCAAGCACACCAATTTAATCAACCCAGGCGCCGGTTCCTGGTTCTTTCTCGGCGAGCTTTATGTCGATCTGCTGCTGCCCATTGACGAACCCCTGCCCAGTCATTGCGGACGCTGCCGAGCCTGCATGGATATCTGCCCCACAGGTGCCATTGTCAAACCTTATGAATTGGACGCGCGCCTGTGCATCTCTTATCTGACTATCGAACTGGCCGGTGCGATCCCCGCGCCGCTGCGCCCGCTGCTGGGCAACCGCATCTATGGCTGTGACGACTGCCAACTCGTCTGCCCCTGGAACCGCTTTGCGCATGTCACGAAAGAAGCCGATTTCTGTCCCCGTCATGGTCTGGATGGCGCCAGCCTGATTGCACTCTTTAGCTGGGATGAAGCGGAATTTCTCAAGCGCACCGAGGGCAGCGCCATCCGTCGCATCGGTCATCAGCGCTGGCTGCGTAACATCGCCGTGGCGCTTGGCAACGCCGCGCCCTCCCCTGTCGCACGCCAAGCGCTGGAAGCTCGCAGCGACCACCCGAGCGATCTAATCCGCGAGCATGTCCATTGGGCGCTAGCGCGACAATGCCAGCGGCGCGAGAATGACGACCTCTCTGAGAAAGCACCCGGCACCCCATCTTCTCAACAGGAGCCCCGCGCATGA
- a CDS encoding HAD-IIA family hydrolase, whose amino-acid sequence MPPSHSDPEARLTAPLITPSQLIERYDGFLLDAYGVLLDDTGPLPGAADFLARLDAAGKPWLIVTNAASRLPQQLAADFTAKGLALDAQHLLTSGMLLQPYFARHGLQGASCLLLGPPSAQGYVTRAGGRLIEDDQDAEVVVIADQNGVRWPEDFNRALNLIMRRQAGGESIHLLLCNPDLIFPCAPGAFSLTAGAMAVMLETVLNAHHPDQPIAFERLGKPCRPIFDQARQQLGVQRPVMIGDQLGTDIRGGLDAGLDAVLVGTGLAGGAPVIPAAGGTKAADLPQPTWQVRSLVDNQMRV is encoded by the coding sequence ATGCCCCCAAGCCATTCGGACCCCGAAGCCAGATTGACGGCGCCACTCATTACCCCGTCCCAACTCATCGAGCGCTACGACGGCTTTCTGCTTGATGCCTATGGGGTGCTGCTCGACGATACCGGCCCGCTACCTGGCGCGGCGGACTTTCTCGCCCGCCTTGATGCCGCTGGCAAGCCCTGGCTGATTGTCACCAATGCCGCCAGTCGTCTGCCGCAACAGCTCGCGGCCGACTTCACCGCCAAGGGGCTGGCGCTCGACGCTCAGCATCTGCTGACCTCCGGCATGCTGCTCCAGCCCTATTTTGCCCGCCATGGTCTGCAAGGCGCCTCCTGCCTGCTGCTCGGCCCGCCAAGCGCCCAAGGTTATGTGACTCGCGCCGGTGGGCGGCTGATTGAGGACGACCAGGACGCCGAGGTGGTGGTCATTGCCGACCAAAACGGCGTGCGTTGGCCCGAGGACTTCAATCGTGCGCTCAATCTGATCATGCGCCGTCAGGCTGGTGGTGAGTCCATCCATCTCTTGTTGTGCAATCCCGACCTCATCTTCCCCTGCGCGCCCGGTGCCTTCAGCCTGACCGCTGGCGCCATGGCCGTGATGCTTGAGACCGTGCTCAACGCCCATCATCCCGACCAGCCCATCGCCTTCGAGCGCCTCGGCAAACCCTGTCGGCCAATTTTCGACCAAGCCAGGCAGCAGCTCGGCGTTCAGCGGCCGGTGATGATTGGCGATCAACTCGGCACCGACATTCGCGGTGGCCTGGATGCGGGCCTGGACGCGGTACTGGTTGGCACCGGTCTTGCAGGTGGCGCCCCGGTGATTCCAGCCGCAGGCGGCACCAAAGCCGCAGATCTGCCGCAGCCGACCTGGCAAGTCCGCAGTCTTGTGGACAATCAGATGAGAGTTTGA
- a CDS encoding NAD(P)H-hydrate dehydratase, which yields MPSTEQLPYALYRAEQVRMLDACAIERFGIPGETLMERAGAALWRLIERDWPQAGRLTVLAGPGNNGGDGYVLARLARSAGRQVRLVRLGDHQRLSGAAAAAASAYADAGGQVSTWPEWPEASDLIVDAMLGTGLTRVVTGDMAAAINRVNQGRAPVLAVDIPSGLSADTGCILGAAIRATATLSFIGLKQGLFTGDGPDRTGCIQFDALEVPAAVYASTVAAARRTDWPKEAARIAPRSRTAYKGSCGHLLVVGGAPGMSGAARLCGEAALRAGAGLVTLATHPDHAALLNLTRPELMVAAVSSPDQLAPLLERASLVALGPGLGRAPWGRALFEYLLQAEVIGQRPLVLDADALNLLAEQPQRRDHWILTPHPGEAARLLACTTAEIAQDRFAAAAELQQHYGGAVVLKGAGTLIASAAQQAPALCSQGNPGMASGGMGDALTGIIGALLAQGLPLEQAASAGVCLHAAAADWAAREGERGLLASDLIAALRGQWCRLAGWEQGR from the coding sequence ATGCCGAGCACTGAACAACTGCCCTACGCCCTCTACCGGGCCGAACAGGTGCGCATGCTCGATGCCTGTGCCATTGAGCGTTTTGGCATCCCGGGCGAAACCCTGATGGAGCGCGCCGGTGCGGCGTTGTGGCGACTCATCGAACGCGACTGGCCGCAAGCCGGGCGCCTCACCGTCCTGGCCGGCCCCGGCAACAACGGTGGCGACGGCTATGTGCTGGCGAGGCTGGCTCGGAGCGCCGGGCGCCAGGTGCGCTTGGTGCGGCTTGGCGATCACCAACGCCTGAGCGGCGCAGCGGCAGCGGCGGCAAGCGCTTATGCCGATGCCGGTGGCCAGGTCTCGACCTGGCCCGAATGGCCCGAGGCGAGCGATTTGATCGTGGATGCCATGCTGGGCACTGGGCTGACGCGTGTGGTGACTGGCGACATGGCTGCTGCGATCAACCGTGTCAATCAAGGTCGCGCGCCGGTGCTGGCGGTGGATATTCCCTCAGGACTGAGCGCGGACACCGGCTGCATCCTTGGCGCGGCGATTCGCGCGACTGCAACCTTAAGTTTCATCGGCTTGAAGCAGGGCCTGTTTACCGGTGATGGGCCAGACCGCACCGGTTGTATCCAGTTCGACGCGCTTGAGGTGCCGGCGGCGGTCTATGCCAGTACAGTGGCTGCCGCCCGCCGCACCGACTGGCCCAAGGAGGCGGCGCGCATCGCGCCCCGGTCGCGCACTGCGTACAAAGGCAGCTGTGGTCATCTGCTGGTGGTTGGCGGTGCGCCTGGCATGAGCGGTGCCGCGCGCCTGTGTGGCGAGGCCGCGCTGCGTGCCGGCGCCGGGCTGGTGACCCTGGCAACCCACCCCGACCATGCCGCGCTGCTCAACCTGACCCGCCCAGAGTTGATGGTTGCGGCAGTGTCCTCGCCCGACCAGCTCGCGCCCCTGCTCGAGCGGGCAAGTCTGGTTGCGCTTGGGCCTGGGCTGGGGCGGGCTCCATGGGGCCGGGCGCTGTTTGAGTATTTGCTGCAAGCCGAGGTCATCGGGCAGCGCCCGCTGGTGCTGGATGCCGATGCGCTCAATCTGCTCGCCGAACAGCCGCAACGGCGAGATCACTGGATACTGACACCCCATCCAGGCGAGGCGGCGCGCCTGCTCGCCTGCACAACAGCCGAGATCGCACAAGACCGATTTGCGGCTGCTGCTGAACTCCAGCAACACTATGGTGGCGCTGTGGTGCTGAAAGGCGCGGGCACCTTGATCGCCAGCGCCGCACAACAAGCGCCAGCGCTTTGTAGTCAGGGCAATCCCGGTATGGCCAGTGGCGGCATGGGCGATGCACTGACCGGCATCATTGGCGCGCTGCTCGCCCAGGGGCTCCCACTTGAACAGGCCGCCAGTGCCGGTGTCTGCCTGCATGCAGCGGCAGCGGACTGGGCCGCACGCGAGGGTGAACGTGGTCTACTGGCGTCCGATCTCATCGCCGCCCTGCGCGGCCAGTGGTGCCGTCTGGCGGGTTGGGAGCAGGGGCGATGA
- a CDS encoding 2Fe-2S iron-sulfur cluster-binding protein translates to MINLLSLSRAARLAGVSRGTLQARIRQGEIETFEGEVRVQDLLRVYPNVSLEHTGLLDQVQQIRDNAVPRDNDQDHQLPSPEVLLSRLRALSDALSAQVSRADGLQQLIADLRSQLTHAIPERDTRERLLGWLDAQCAALAEAPESEARRQLFAKDNFLRLMAASVKVIPSGHEFFVEGSESILDAAVRAGLRMNYGCANGNCGSCKARVVSGEVWKLRNHDYVLSAREQQLGYLLACCHTAVTDLVLEAAEAHSSADLPHQEIRAQIRKVEHQNADLMLLQVQAPRTQTLRFMAGQSARLQLEDSTKTELPIASCPCNGRTLHFYIRRGRDAFSDAVFSRTLSRAPVLVSGPQGDFVLREADPGPAVFIAFGDGIAPIKSLIEHAVSIDTAASLHLYWSTSGTEGFYLEGWCRALKDALDHFAFTPLVNATAEDLLALLRADLPEPNTASYYLAGSAEELAPLADRLSNLGIADESVASLSV, encoded by the coding sequence ATGATCAATCTGCTTAGTCTCTCGCGCGCCGCGCGTTTAGCCGGCGTTAGCCGCGGCACTCTACAGGCACGCATTCGCCAGGGCGAAATCGAGACCTTCGAGGGTGAGGTGCGGGTACAGGATTTGCTGCGCGTATACCCCAACGTCAGCCTGGAACACACCGGCCTGCTCGATCAGGTGCAGCAAATCCGGGACAACGCGGTGCCGCGCGACAATGATCAGGACCATCAATTACCCAGCCCCGAGGTGCTGCTCTCGCGCCTGCGTGCGCTGAGCGACGCACTCTCCGCGCAGGTCAGCCGCGCCGATGGGCTACAGCAGTTGATTGCGGATTTGCGCAGCCAGTTGACCCACGCCATCCCCGAGCGCGACACGCGCGAACGTCTGCTCGGCTGGCTGGATGCACAATGCGCAGCCCTCGCCGAAGCGCCCGAGTCCGAGGCACGCCGACAGCTGTTTGCGAAAGACAACTTCCTGCGCCTGATGGCGGCAAGCGTCAAGGTGATCCCGAGTGGGCATGAATTCTTTGTCGAGGGCTCGGAGTCGATTCTCGACGCTGCCGTGCGCGCGGGGCTGCGCATGAACTACGGCTGCGCCAACGGCAACTGCGGCTCTTGCAAGGCGCGGGTGGTGTCAGGTGAGGTGTGGAAGCTGCGCAATCACGACTATGTACTCAGTGCCCGCGAGCAACAGTTGGGTTACTTGCTCGCCTGCTGCCACACGGCGGTCACCGACCTGGTGCTGGAGGCCGCCGAGGCGCATTCGAGCGCGGATTTACCCCACCAGGAGATTCGCGCCCAAATCCGCAAAGTCGAGCACCAGAACGCCGATCTCATGCTATTGCAGGTGCAGGCGCCACGCACCCAGACCCTGCGGTTCATGGCCGGGCAGTCCGCGCGACTACAACTGGAGGACAGCACCAAAACTGAACTGCCCATCGCCAGTTGCCCCTGCAATGGCCGCACTCTGCACTTTTACATTCGGCGCGGACGCGATGCCTTCAGCGATGCCGTCTTCAGTCGCACACTCAGCCGCGCACCCGTGCTGGTCAGCGGCCCTCAGGGCGATTTCGTGCTGCGCGAGGCTGATCCGGGCCCGGCGGTCTTCATCGCCTTCGGCGATGGCATCGCACCAATCAAAAGCCTGATCGAACATGCCGTGTCCATCGACACCGCCGCCAGCCTGCATCTGTACTGGTCAACTTCTGGCACCGAGGGTTTTTATCTCGAAGGCTGGTGCCGCGCGCTCAAGGATGCGCTCGACCACTTCGCCTTCACCCCATTAGTCAATGCCACTGCCGAGGACCTGCTTGCCCTGCTCCGCGCCGATCTTCCAGAGCCAAACACCGCCAGCTATTACCTAGCCGGATCAGCCGAAGAACTGGCGCCCCTAGCCGACAGACTCAGCAACCTGGGCATCGCGGATGAGTCTGTGGCAAGCCTGTCGGTTTAG
- a CDS encoding thymidylate synthase, with protein MQQYLDLMRDILAHGSDREDRTGVGTRSVFGRQLRFDLSAGFPLLTTKTVHFRSVVVELLWFLAGSTDNRWLNERGVTIWDEWAAPDGELGPIYGAQWRNWPSADGQTIDQLSDLIAALRKDPDSRRHLVSAWNPAVLPLGGVAPPDNAAAGRMALAPCHCLFQCYVDQGRLSLQLYQRSADLFLGVPFNIASYALLTHLLAQQCDLEPGDLVHTFGDVHLYRNHLTDDIVHEQLRRAPGALPRLEIARRPPSLFDYQPEDFRVIGYEPHPSIRAPIAV; from the coding sequence GTGCAGCAATACCTCGACTTAATGCGCGATATTCTTGCCCATGGCAGTGATCGCGAAGACCGCACTGGCGTTGGCACTCGCTCGGTTTTCGGGCGGCAGTTGCGTTTTGATCTCAGCGCCGGGTTTCCGCTGCTAACCACCAAGACAGTGCATTTCAGAAGCGTGGTTGTTGAGCTGCTGTGGTTTCTTGCTGGCTCGACCGACAACCGCTGGCTGAATGAGCGCGGGGTGACCATCTGGGACGAATGGGCCGCGCCCGATGGTGAGCTTGGTCCCATCTATGGTGCGCAGTGGCGGAACTGGCCGAGCGCCGATGGCCAGACCATTGATCAGCTCAGCGATCTGATCGCCGCTTTGCGCAAGGACCCCGACTCCCGCCGCCACCTGGTTTCGGCCTGGAATCCCGCCGTGCTGCCGCTGGGCGGGGTCGCGCCGCCGGACAATGCTGCCGCCGGGCGCATGGCGCTGGCGCCCTGTCATTGTCTGTTTCAGTGCTATGTCGATCAGGGGCGGCTGTCCCTGCAACTCTATCAGCGCAGTGCCGATCTGTTTCTGGGCGTGCCCTTTAATATCGCGAGCTATGCGCTGCTGACGCATCTGCTTGCCCAGCAGTGCGATCTCGAGCCGGGCGATCTGGTGCATACATTCGGCGATGTGCACCTGTATCGAAACCATCTGACCGACGACATTGTGCATGAACAACTTCGCCGCGCCCCTGGTGCGCTGCCACGGCTTGAGATCGCCCGCCGACCACCCTCGCTGTTTGACTATCAACCCGAGGACTTTCGGGTAATTGGTTATGAGCCGCATCCGTCCATTCGCGCGCCCATTGCGGTGTGA
- the tsaE gene encoding tRNA (adenosine(37)-N6)-threonylcarbamoyltransferase complex ATPase subunit type 1 TsaE: protein MTALYIPDEPGMLRVGQSLAPLLSPWLETGRGSISAAPKGALVFLHGQLGAGKTTLVRGLLRAYGVQGAVRSPTYTLIEPYQIKPHGIEPKEIEPKEFRAEPASKRIFHLDLYRLADPEELDYLGWQELLGDGGLLLIEWPERGAGLLPPPDFSISIEMQPPGRSLSFCGRGDWQQVATAAARALGTANA, encoded by the coding sequence ATGACAGCGCTCTATATCCCCGATGAACCAGGCATGCTGCGCGTGGGGCAAAGTCTGGCGCCGCTGTTATCGCCCTGGCTAGAGACAGGGCGGGGCAGTATCTCGGCAGCACCCAAAGGAGCACTGGTGTTTCTGCACGGCCAGCTCGGAGCCGGCAAAACCACACTGGTGCGCGGCCTGCTGCGTGCTTATGGCGTTCAGGGCGCGGTGCGGAGCCCGACCTATACGCTGATCGAGCCCTATCAGATCAAGCCTCATGGGATTGAACCCAAAGAGATCGAGCCCAAAGAATTCCGGGCCGAACCTGCTTCCAAGCGCATCTTCCACCTCGATCTCTATCGTTTGGCCGATCCTGAGGAACTTGACTATCTCGGCTGGCAGGAGCTGCTCGGCGATGGTGGTCTATTATTGATCGAATGGCCCGAGCGCGGCGCCGGGCTGCTGCCGCCGCCCGATTTCAGCATCAGCATCGAGATGCAGCCGCCGGGCCGTTCGCTGAGTTTTTGCGGTCGTGGCGACTGGCAGCAGGTCGCAACTGCGGCGGCGCGAGCACTGGGGACGGCCAATGCCTAG